A genomic region of Pseudomonas migulae contains the following coding sequences:
- a CDS encoding TIGR02450 family Trp-rich protein gives MNRINPSKLLLSKWTAALPQNREKHFLVTELFRDEEGTVLDVELQAVLTKRNQRLSWQTLKNSDAWLTGWN, from the coding sequence ATGAACCGCATCAACCCGAGCAAATTGCTGCTGTCGAAATGGACAGCAGCCCTCCCGCAAAACCGCGAAAAACACTTTCTGGTGACCGAGTTGTTCCGCGACGAGGAAGGCACGGTGCTGGACGTCGAATTGCAGGCAGTGCTGACCAAGCGCAATCAACGCCTGAGTTGGCAAACCCTGAAAAACAGCGACGCGTGGCTCACAGGCTGGAACTAG